The DNA segment CTGCACCAGTTTTACCCAAAGTTCCGAATCCATGAGCGTCATCAACCAAAAGCCTAAAATTAAATTTAGATTTTAATTCACAGATTTCTTTGATCTTACCCTGCATACCACGCATTCCGAAAACGCCCTCAGTAATGACAAGAATCCCACCTCCTTGCTCTTCTGCAACTTTGGTAGCTCTCGCTAGGTTTTTTTCTAAGCTTTCAATATCATTGTGCTTATACGTGAAACTTTTACCCATATGAAGACGAACTCCGTCGACGATACAAGCATGTGAATCAGAATCATAGACGATCACATCGTGTCTGCCAACTAAGGCATCAATAGTTGATACCATTCCCTGATAACCGAAATTTAAAAGATATGCTGCTTCTTTCTCAACAAATTCTGCAAGTTCTCTTTCTAATTGCTGGTGTTGTTCTGTTTCACCAGACATCGCTCTAGCACCCATCGGGTAAAACATTCCATATTGAGCTGCTGCCTTTGCATCTGCTTCTAAAACCTCCGGGTGGTTGCAAAGACCTAAATAATCATTTGCACTCCAAAAAATAACCTCTCTTCCCTGAAATCTCATTCTAGGACCAATGGGACCTTCTAATTTTGGAAAAACGAAATATCCTTCTGCATAATCTGCAAACTGGCCCAAAGGACCTGGATTCTCTCTAAGACGTTGGAAAATATCTGTCATTATTTCTTTTATTTTTAACTACTCAAAGTTAATTAAATTAAACTAAAAAAAACCTTTAGCTTATTACCAAAAGGTTTCTTATTATTCTTTATTAATGAATCTTATTTGATGATTTCTGTTTTGAAAACTTCATCATAATTATGCACTCCATTATTTATAAATCCTTGCTCAAACATCCATTCGTCACTGTATACTTTAGTAATATAACGTGAACCATGATCTGGGAAAATAACTACCACTACATCATCCGCTGAAAAAGGATTTGTATTGGCATATTGTAATAGACCTTGAGTTGCTGCACCACAGGTGTAACCTCCCATTATCGCTTCTTTTAAAGCTATTTCGCGGGTTCGGTAAGCTGACATTTCATCGTTTACTCTCACGAATTCATCAATCTGATCAAATAATAATGCTCCTGGAATAAGGTTTTTACCCATTCCCTCGATTTGATAAGGATGAATTTCATCTTTATTAATCTCACCAGTTTCATGAAAGCCTTTCAATATTGATCCTGATGCATCAACACCAATAATTTTAACGTCAGGATTTTGTTCTTTCAAAAATTTAGCAGACCCAGAAAGGGTACCACCAGTTCCTGTACATGCAAAAAGATGCGTGATTTTACCCTTCGTTTGTTTCCAGATTTCTGGTCCGGTAGATTGGTAATGAGCATCAATATTTAATTCATTAAAATACTGATTGATGTAAATAGAGTTTGGTGTTTCTTCAGAAATCCTTTTAGCAACCTCATAATACGATCTGGGATCATCTGCAGCTACGTTAGCAGGGCATATATATACGGTAGCGCCTAGCGCTTTTAAATAGGCAATTTTTTCTTTTTTGGTCTTGTCACTTACTGCAAGAATACATTTATATCCTTTGATGATACAAACCATTGCAATGGAAAAACCGGTATTTCCTGAAGTAGTTTCTACAATAGTAGATCCTTCTTTTAACAATCCTTTTCTTTCAGCTGCTTCTATAATGTGTAACGCAATTCTATCTTTTGTGGAGTGGCCAGGGTTGTAAGATTCTAATTTTGCATAGACTGTGGCGGGAATCTCCTTGGTAACTTCGTTTAGTTTTACTAAAGGAGTATTACCGATCAGGCCCAGAATATTATCGTAAACATTAGTCATTTTGTATTCGTTTTTCTCTATAAAACCGTGTGCAAAAATACTAAAAAATTAATAATTCAACAATTTATATAGAAGTTTAAAAGCCTCTACATAAGAAATGTCATGTATTGGCTTTTTTTTAATGTAGAATTTGCGACGTGACAAGAATCAAGCCATATGTTTAAATTTTGTTAAAATGGAGCGATAATAAGTTAAAAACCTTATTTTCGCAATATTATAATTATTTTATGAAAAACTGGTCATTTAAAAGATGGAATACCGTAATAGGATGGGGTGTTTTTATTATCGCATTTCTTACCTATTTATCAACCATAGAACCTAATTTTAGTTTTTGGGATACAGGAGAATATATTTCTTCTGCCGTAAAACTAGAAGTAACTCATGCTCCAGGTGCAGCATTATTTCAGTTAGTAGGTGCAGTAGCAGCGTTGTTTGCTTTTGGTAATGTAGAGCATTACTCTGTTGTCATTAATGGAATGTCTGCTTTGTTTAGTGCTTTTACGATTTTGTTCTTATTCTGGACAATCACTCACTTAGTACGAAGACTTCTTCATAAAGACTTTACTACTATTACGAAACATGAAGAAATTTCAATTCTCTTTGCGGGAGTTATTGGTTCTCTGTGTTTTACATTCTCTGATACTTTTTGGTTCTCTGCCGTAGAAGGCGAGGTTTACTCTATGACGTCTATGTTCATTGCACTTTTGGTATGGTTAATTACCAAGTGGGAGAACGAATATCACGCATTGGACAATCAACGGTGGATTATCCTTATTTTCTTTGTTACTGGTTTATCTGTAGGCGTTCACATGATGTGTATGTTGGCAATTCCTGCAGTTTGTTTTATATATTATGCTCAGAATTATAAATTTTCCTGGAAAAGTTTTATTTGGGCAAACGTAATTACCCTCATTATCCTAGCAATTGTATTTAAAGGAATTTTCCCATTAATAATGACTTTGTTTGGAAAACTGGAAATTTTTGCAGTCAACGGTATTGGACTTCCATTCCACTCAGGGACTATAATTGCTTTTATTATTCTGATTGCAATCTGCTATTTCGCTTTGAAATATGCCAGACAAGCTAAAAATAAGATCTATCAAACCGCTGTTTTATCAGTTGTTTATATGATGATTGGCTTTTCTTGTTGGATGGTGATACCGATTCGTGCGATTGCAAATCCACCAATGAACTTAAATAATCCTGACAATGCAATTGGAATGTTAGATTATTATAATCGTGAGCAATATGGAGACTGGCCAACTTCTTACGGGCAAAATTATACTGCTTACTTAGATGCCAACGGAATTCAAAAAAATGAAGATGGCAGTTTTAAAACTTCTAAAACAGGCGATGTTTACGAAAAAGATGAAAAAGCAGGTACCTATAGAAAAGTAGGAGAACGGTTTAATTACGTTTTTAGCCCCGACCACGTTAGTTTTTTACCAAGAATGTTTAATGAAGACAAGAGTGTGATGGAGAACTATATTTCAATGTATGGTGCTCCCGACTTTTCTTTTAATTACGCGAATGCTGATGTAGCCGATAATCCCGAAGCAATAAAAATATTCGATGATTTACATAAAAAATATGAGGAAGGCTCCGTTAAAGCTGCAGATTATTTACAGGTAAAACCGTATAATTTAATAAATGTTCAAAGACCTTCTTTAGCTCAGAATCTAGATTATTTTTTCACCTTTCAAAACGGATATTATTTCGTGCGTTATCTGATGTGGAATTATGTCGGCAGACAGAATGACTTGGAAGGAAATATGGAGAATAACCGCGGAAACTGGATTTCTGGGATATCTTTTATCGACAATGCTCTTTACGGTAACCAAAATGAAATGCCGGCTAAATTCAAAAACGAAAGCACCGTCACTTTCTTTTTCTTACCGTTAATCTTGGGACTTATTGGATTCTTTTTCCAGTTAAACAGAGATTTCGGTCGGTTCTATGCGATATTATCACTGTTTATTATTACCAGTGTTGGTATTATTTTCTACACCGGAGTTAAACCTTTTGAAGTTCGGGAAAGAGATTATGCCATGGTCGGCTCCTTCTATGCCTTTGCGATTTGGATTGGCTTAGGAGCGGGAGCAATTCTTTGGTTTGTCCAGCAAAAAATAAAATCCAATACTTTAAATATTGTAGCTGGAGTCGTACTTGTAGGTATTCCATTGATGATGGGCTTCCAGAATTACAACGTTCACGATCGTAGTCAAAGATATGCCGCATATGATTATGCCTATTCAACTTTAAAATCTTTACCAAAAGATGATATTCTTTTTGTTTATGGAGACAATGACACGTATCCGATATGGGGCATGCAGGAAACTTCTGGACTTAGAGATGACGTAAAAGTTGTGAATTTCACGCTTTTATCAACTCCTTGGAATATCGACCAGGTGAAGAGAAAGACTTACAATTCAAAGCCAGTACCGTCAGTATTTACACATGAGGATTATCGGGACGGTACCAATGATCAAATCTTTATGATGAGCCAGAAAGATTGGGAGAATATCTTTGCCAATATGAAAGATCAAGGAGCTCCGGAAACAGCTTTTGCAGATTTCAAGAAATATTTAACCCAAGATTCGATGACTTTGAAAGAAGCGGTCAATTTTATTAAATTTAAATCAGAGGAAAAAGACGAGATCTTGAAAATGATTTTTGGTGAAGCTAAATATGATAAGTTTAATTTTCTACCGGTCTCTAAATTCATTTTACCTGTTAACAAGGAAAATGCACTAAAATCAGGAATAATTGATCAAAAGGATTTAGCCAATACTGTTAACCAAATAACTATCACGTACAAAAGCAGCAGCATGTTCAAAAATAATTTGATCTTGCTTGATATTTTGGCAAATTTCGACTGGAGCAGACCAATAAACTTTTCTTCTGGTGGAATCTATGACCCGGAAAATATTTTTTATCTTGGAGATTACCTTCAGTATGATGGTTTTAGTTACCGTTTGGTACCCATTGAGACAAAAGAACGTCAGGATGGAGAAATGGGCAGAGTAGATGCTAATTCTCTTTATAATATTGTCAAAAATTATAAATGGGGGAATTTCAAAAATTTGAAAGTTCATTTTGATGAAACTTGTACTCAAAATATTGTTAGTTATAGAGGATCCGTAAGTCGAGCTGCAGAAGCGCTGGCACTTTCGGGCCAAAAGCAAAAAGCAGTTGAGATGTTGGACTTGGCATCAGCAGAAATCCCTGTTCAGAAATATAATGATCCACGATCTTTAAGTTCCATTGTTTATGGGTACATCGTTGCTGGACAAGAGCAAAAAGGATTGAAACTAGCCGAAGAACTTAAAAAAGGAATCTTCCGTGAATATGATTATTATACTTCTCTTTCAGCAAGAGATCAACGGTTTGCAGGCAGACAAATGCGTACAAAACCGTTGGAATATTCTCTAGTGGTGGGAGCAGTTTCGGATGCATATGAAAAAATTGGTCAGAAATCTAAAGGGTACGACTATTTGGTGAAATCCATTGAACCAATTGATAAAAAGTTCAATACTTTTATCAAAGATTTAGAAACTATGGGTAAAGAGAAAGCTTATAAAGAAGCAGAACAAGTACAAAAGATTACCCCTTTCTACACTTACCTTTTTGATGTAATGGAACCGTATGATTCCACCTATTCCAAAGAGAAAGAAAGTCAAATTACTTCTGCTATTATAAAAGCGACGCAGTAGAATTTATTTTAAAGATTTGCTTGTGGAGATATTAATCTACAAGAACGCTAAAATTTATTAAATTGAAATATTGTGCATTTCTTCGTGGGGTGAATGTAAGAGGAACTACTATAAAAATGGTCGCTGCTTCTAAAGTATTTGCAGATGTTGGAATGCACAATGTTTCTTTCGTTTTAGCGACTGGAAATATTTTATTTTCTTCAGATAAAAACCTAGGGGAATTAAAACGAATATTAGAAAATGCACTTTCTGAGCGATTTAATTACGAGGCCTATCTTTTCATAAAGACTGAAAGGGAAGTTTTTGACATTTTTAATAAAAATCCATTTGTGAAAGCTGAAGATTTCCATATTTACGCTTGTGTAGGCACAAAGGGAATTGAAGTAACGCTTTTAGAAAAATTCAATAATTCAATAAAATTTCCAGACGAAAAAGGAAAAATAGAGAATGAAACGTTCTACTGGCAGATTTCAAAAGGAAATACTTTGGATTCTAACTTCGGAAAAGTTTTGGGAAGAAAAGAGTTAAAAGACAGATTGACTTCTCGAAATATTAATACTTTAGAGAAGATTCTGAAAAAATTTTAACAGGACTATCTAGCAATATTAGGTCAGATATATACAAAATTGGTTTGTTTACATGAACCAATTTTTTTTATTTTATTGGAAAAAATCTTTCCAATTGAGAACTTGAAAATCCGTATTTTTGTGAAACCATAAAAAAACTGACTCTTTTAAAATATAAATTTCATGATTCAATACTTAGATAACATCCATCATAAAAATTCAAAAAACTTTTTCCTGATTGCAGGTCCTTGCATTATTGAAGGAGAAGATATGGCTTTGAAGATTGCTGAAAAGATAATTGAAATCACAAATAAATTCGAAATCCCTTACATCTTCAAAGGAAGTTTCAAGAAAGCGAATCGCAGTAGAGTAGATTCTTTTACGACCATTGGAGAAGAGAAGTCTCTTGAAATTCTTAGAAAAGTAGGAGAGACCTTCAATATACCAACCACTACTGATATTCACGAAAACGAGCATGCTGCTTTGGTAGCAAATTACGTGGATGTACTTCAAATTCCTGCTTTTTTAGTGCGTCAAACCGATTTGTTAATCGCTGCTGCAAAAACCGGAAAATGTGTAAGTCTCAAGAAAGGTCAGTTTTTGTCCCCCGAATCAATGCAGTTTGCAGTAGAAAAAGTACACGATTCAGGAAATCAAAAAACTGCGATTATTGAAAGAGGAAATTCTTTTGGATATACTGATTTAGTGGTCGATTTCCGTGGAATTCCAACTATGAAAAATTATGCTCCTGTAATTCTGGATGTTACACACTCTTTGCAACAACCCAATCAAAGTTCTGGAGTTACAGGTGGTAGACCAGAGTTAATCGAAACGATTGCAAAAGCAGGAATTGCTGTTGGTGCAGATGGTCTCTTTATTGAAACCCATCCAGATCCAAGCTGTGCACTTTCTGATGGCGCCAATATGTTGAGACTTGATAAACTGGAAGATTTATTGCAGAAATTAACACGAGTGCGAGAAGCCATACTTTAATTTTTTGGTATCTTTAAAACCTAAACACATTAGTCTTGAAAAAAATTCTATTCGGCCTTTTAGTGCTGCCAGTTTTTGCATTTTCGCAAATTAATCTGAAAGTTTTAGATGAAGATGGAAATCCTGTTGCACAGGCTGAGATTTCATATAACAGTCAGAATTTCACAACGAATGAATTAGGTTTTGTAAAGATTCCGATTGTGGGATCGGAACAATTGCTTTCTGTTCAAAAGGAAAATTATTTAGGATTTAGTAAAAGGATAAAAAGCAATCCTAAATTTCAGAATATTAATGTTTTATTTGTAAAGACAGAACGAGAAACTAAAATTCAGGAAGTTGTTTTTCAAAAAAAAGGAAAACCAAAAGTAACAGATCTTACCTCTATAGAGATTTCCACTAAAGAAGCGCAGCAGGTTGCTTCACTTTCAGGAGGTGTAGAGGGATTATTGAAGACTTTACCTTCTGTTAATTCAAATGCAGAACTTTCTTCGCAATACATGGTGCGAGGTGGGAATTATGATGAAAATCTCATTTATATCAATGACATTGAAATTTACCGTCCATTCCTAATTCGTAATTCTCTACAGGAAGGACTGAGTATCATAAATCCAGATATGGTTCAGTCCATTAATTTCTCTGCAGGTGGCTTTGAAGCGAAATATGGTGATAAAATGTCCTCTGCTTTAAATATTTATTACAGACAACCTACGAAATTTGAAGTTTCTGGTGAAGCGAGTTTAATCGGAGGTCGACTTTCTACAGGATTCGCATCAAAAAACAAAAAACTTTCAGCGTTATTTTCGGGTAGATATCGGAATACCAACCTCGTTTTGAATACATTAAAAGAAGATACTGATTTCAATCCGCAGTATATGGATTTCCAGACTTATTTAAATTATAAAATAAATAATAAGTGGGATCTTTCTTTCATTGGCTACTGGAGTAAAAACGATTACCGAATGATTCCGAAGGTGAAAGAAGTTGAATTTGGAACGCTACTTACTCCTTTAAAACTCAGTGTATTTTATAACGGTATTGAAGACGATCAGTATAAAAACATGATGGGTACCGCTTCCATCAATTTCAAACCCAACAAAAAATGGTCTTTTAGTTTAGATAATTTTGCTTATCAAAACCGTGAGAGAGAATATTATTCTATTGCTTCCGGATACAGACTTCAAACCTTTGACCCTATAACTGGCGAGCCAATTACATCTTACGACGTAGGCGGACAGATTGACCACGCTCGTAATGATTTATTAGTTAAAACTTTTGGAACTCAATTTAAAACTAAATTTTCACCCGACATTAATACTGATTTCGAAATTGGTTTAAAATTCGAAAAAGAAAATTTAAAAGACTTAACTAATGAATGGCAACTGGTAGATTCACTAGGTTACAGCACCCCAAGAACTTATGTAGATCCAGGAACTTTAGATGCATCTGATCTTCGTTTGAGATATCATATTTCGGGAGCAAATCATATTCAACCAACAAGGATCTCGGCATATGCTCAGTATTCTAAAAAATTATTTTGGGGTGATAACAGAGTTTTCGTGAATGCAGGAATTCGTGCTTCCCATTGGGATTTTAATGATGAAACCATTATTTCACCTCGCGCTCAGATCGCGATCAAACCAAACTGGGATATGGACATGTTGTTCAAAGTTTCTGGTGGAGTATATTTCCAAGCTCCTTTTTATAAAGAAATTAAGGATGTTGATGGTAATTTTAATCCAAACATAAAATCGCAGCGCTCAATGCAAATTATTTTTGCAAATTATTATGAATTTAAAATGGTTGACCGTCCGTTTAAGTTAACCACAGAAGCGTATTTCAAGAAAATGGATCACTTAATTCCATATTACATGGACAATGTAAGAATAAGATATTCTGGAGAAAATAATGCTGAAGGTTATGCTTACGGATTAGACACCCGTTTATTTGGCGAATTTGTTCCGGGAGTAGATTCGTGGATATCCGCAAGTTACGCAAGGGTTTACGAAAATATTGAAGGTAAAGGAAATATTCCCAGAGCAACAGATCCTCGTTTCCGTTTCTCTATGTTTTACCAGGATTACATGCCAAAATTTCCATCGATGCGAGTTAATTTAACACTCGTTTATGCAAACGGATTACCTTCAGGAACACCTGTTTCGCTGGATCATAATGGTAAACCAGATTTCGATGCACCTTATCTTTACCAAAGAACATTACCTTCTTACAAAAGAGTGGATATTGGACTATCAAAAGTATTTATCGACCAAAAAGATAATAAAGTGAACGGAGGCTTTTGGGGTAACTTTAAAGAATTGACGTTGGGAGTCCAGATCTTCAACGCCTTTAACATCAGTAATACAGTAGCCAATCAATGGGTAAATGATGTTAATTCTGGTTATAATTATTCTGTACCCGTAAGATTGACTGGAAGATTCTTTAATGTTAAAGTAGATTTTAAGTTGTAGGAAAGCAAATGGTAGGTTTAAGTAATTTATTACACATCCAAAAACCTCTTTAATTTAGCTTATTCTTCAAAATAAATAAACCCACTGCAACGGCGGTGGGTTTATCTTTAAATGATTTTTTGTTTATTCTATTTCTCCTTCAGGGTCATTGTAAGAAATAGTATCATATAAATCTTTCCTACGGTCGCTCATGGTCCGGACAGCACCATAATGATGTAATTCTTTCAATAAGTTTAAATCTACATCAATAATCAGCGTTGATTCTGTATTCGGTGTTGCTTCTCCTTTAATCGCATTCGATGGGAATGCAAAATCTGAAGGGGTGAAAACAGCTGCTTGTCCATACTGAATATCCATATTATTAACCCCTGGCAAATTACCTACACAACCTGCAATTGCAACATAACACTCATTTTCAATTGCTCTCGCTGCAGCACAATTTCTAACCCGCATATAAGCATTTTGAGTATCAGTTAGATAAGGAACAAATAAAATCTTCATTCCCTGATCTGCCAAAAGCCGAGGTAATTCAGGAAATTCTACATCATAGCAAATAACCAAACCCACTTTTCCACAATCGGTATCGATCACCTTTATTTGGTCACCACCTTTCATCCCGTAATATTTTTTCTCGTTGGGCGTAATGTGGATTTTCCGGTGCTCATCAATTTTACCGTCTCTGTGAAGCAAATAACTAATA comes from the Chryseobacterium sp. SNU WT5 genome and includes:
- a CDS encoding aminotransferase class I/II-fold pyridoxal phosphate-dependent enzyme; amino-acid sequence: MTDIFQRLRENPGPLGQFADYAEGYFVFPKLEGPIGPRMRFQGREVIFWSANDYLGLCNHPEVLEADAKAAAQYGMFYPMGARAMSGETEQHQQLERELAEFVEKEAAYLLNFGYQGMVSTIDALVGRHDVIVYDSDSHACIVDGVRLHMGKSFTYKHNDIESLEKNLARATKVAEEQGGGILVITEGVFGMRGMQGKIKEICELKSKFNFRLLVDDAHGFGTLGKTGAGAGEEQGCQDQIDVYFSTFAKSMAGFGAFIAGDADIIRILKYNLRSQVFAKSLTMPMVIGGLKRLDLLRSRPEIKAKLWENVSKLQNGLKERGFNIGGSNTCVTPVMMEGSTVEATLLSKDLRENFGIFTSVVIYPVIPKGMILLRLIPTASHTDSEINETLAAFEAIHKKLVSGFYKEQEQKLLEEQNLHFKNS
- a CDS encoding PLP-dependent cysteine synthase family protein, yielding MTNVYDNILGLIGNTPLVKLNEVTKEIPATVYAKLESYNPGHSTKDRIALHIIEAAERKGLLKEGSTIVETTSGNTGFSIAMVCIIKGYKCILAVSDKTKKEKIAYLKALGATVYICPANVAADDPRSYYEVAKRISEETPNSIYINQYFNELNIDAHYQSTGPEIWKQTKGKITHLFACTGTGGTLSGSAKFLKEQNPDVKIIGVDASGSILKGFHETGEINKDEIHPYQIEGMGKNLIPGALLFDQIDEFVRVNDEMSAYRTREIALKEAIMGGYTCGAATQGLLQYANTNPFSADDVVVVIFPDHGSRYITKVYSDEWMFEQGFINNGVHNYDEVFKTEIIK
- a CDS encoding DUF2723 domain-containing protein, with the translated sequence MKNWSFKRWNTVIGWGVFIIAFLTYLSTIEPNFSFWDTGEYISSAVKLEVTHAPGAALFQLVGAVAALFAFGNVEHYSVVINGMSALFSAFTILFLFWTITHLVRRLLHKDFTTITKHEEISILFAGVIGSLCFTFSDTFWFSAVEGEVYSMTSMFIALLVWLITKWENEYHALDNQRWIILIFFVTGLSVGVHMMCMLAIPAVCFIYYAQNYKFSWKSFIWANVITLIILAIVFKGIFPLIMTLFGKLEIFAVNGIGLPFHSGTIIAFIILIAICYFALKYARQAKNKIYQTAVLSVVYMMIGFSCWMVIPIRAIANPPMNLNNPDNAIGMLDYYNREQYGDWPTSYGQNYTAYLDANGIQKNEDGSFKTSKTGDVYEKDEKAGTYRKVGERFNYVFSPDHVSFLPRMFNEDKSVMENYISMYGAPDFSFNYANADVADNPEAIKIFDDLHKKYEEGSVKAADYLQVKPYNLINVQRPSLAQNLDYFFTFQNGYYFVRYLMWNYVGRQNDLEGNMENNRGNWISGISFIDNALYGNQNEMPAKFKNESTVTFFFLPLILGLIGFFFQLNRDFGRFYAILSLFIITSVGIIFYTGVKPFEVRERDYAMVGSFYAFAIWIGLGAGAILWFVQQKIKSNTLNIVAGVVLVGIPLMMGFQNYNVHDRSQRYAAYDYAYSTLKSLPKDDILFVYGDNDTYPIWGMQETSGLRDDVKVVNFTLLSTPWNIDQVKRKTYNSKPVPSVFTHEDYRDGTNDQIFMMSQKDWENIFANMKDQGAPETAFADFKKYLTQDSMTLKEAVNFIKFKSEEKDEILKMIFGEAKYDKFNFLPVSKFILPVNKENALKSGIIDQKDLANTVNQITITYKSSSMFKNNLILLDILANFDWSRPINFSSGGIYDPENIFYLGDYLQYDGFSYRLVPIETKERQDGEMGRVDANSLYNIVKNYKWGNFKNLKVHFDETCTQNIVSYRGSVSRAAEALALSGQKQKAVEMLDLASAEIPVQKYNDPRSLSSIVYGYIVAGQEQKGLKLAEELKKGIFREYDYYTSLSARDQRFAGRQMRTKPLEYSLVVGAVSDAYEKIGQKSKGYDYLVKSIEPIDKKFNTFIKDLETMGKEKAYKEAEQVQKITPFYTYLFDVMEPYDSTYSKEKESQITSAIIKATQ
- a CDS encoding DUF1697 domain-containing protein, which encodes MKYCAFLRGVNVRGTTIKMVAASKVFADVGMHNVSFVLATGNILFSSDKNLGELKRILENALSERFNYEAYLFIKTEREVFDIFNKNPFVKAEDFHIYACVGTKGIEVTLLEKFNNSIKFPDEKGKIENETFYWQISKGNTLDSNFGKVLGRKELKDRLTSRNINTLEKILKKF
- the kdsA gene encoding 3-deoxy-8-phosphooctulonate synthase; translated protein: MIQYLDNIHHKNSKNFFLIAGPCIIEGEDMALKIAEKIIEITNKFEIPYIFKGSFKKANRSRVDSFTTIGEEKSLEILRKVGETFNIPTTTDIHENEHAALVANYVDVLQIPAFLVRQTDLLIAAAKTGKCVSLKKGQFLSPESMQFAVEKVHDSGNQKTAIIERGNSFGYTDLVVDFRGIPTMKNYAPVILDVTHSLQQPNQSSGVTGGRPELIETIAKAGIAVGADGLFIETHPDPSCALSDGANMLRLDKLEDLLQKLTRVREAIL
- a CDS encoding TonB-dependent receptor plug domain-containing protein; the protein is MNVLFVKTERETKIQEVVFQKKGKPKVTDLTSIEISTKEAQQVASLSGGVEGLLKTLPSVNSNAELSSQYMVRGGNYDENLIYINDIEIYRPFLIRNSLQEGLSIINPDMVQSINFSAGGFEAKYGDKMSSALNIYYRQPTKFEVSGEASLIGGRLSTGFASKNKKLSALFSGRYRNTNLVLNTLKEDTDFNPQYMDFQTYLNYKINNKWDLSFIGYWSKNDYRMIPKVKEVEFGTLLTPLKLSVFYNGIEDDQYKNMMGTASINFKPNKKWSFSLDNFAYQNREREYYSIASGYRLQTFDPITGEPITSYDVGGQIDHARNDLLVKTFGTQFKTKFSPDINTDFEIGLKFEKENLKDLTNEWQLVDSLGYSTPRTYVDPGTLDASDLRLRYHISGANHIQPTRISAYAQYSKKLFWGDNRVFVNAGIRASHWDFNDETIISPRAQIAIKPNWDMDMLFKVSGGVYFQAPFYKEIKDVDGNFNPNIKSQRSMQIIFANYYEFKMVDRPFKLTTEAYFKKMDHLIPYYMDNVRIRYSGENNAEGYAYGLDTRLFGEFVPGVDSWISASYARVYENIEGKGNIPRATDPRFRFSMFYQDYMPKFPSMRVNLTLVYANGLPSGTPVSLDHNGKPDFDAPYLYQRTLPSYKRVDIGLSKVFIDQKDNKVNGGFWGNFKELTLGVQIFNAFNISNTVANQWVNDVNSGYNYSVPVRLTGRFFNVKVDFKL